The Micromonospora sp. M71_S20 genome window below encodes:
- a CDS encoding Ppx/GppA phosphatase family protein, with amino-acid sequence MRLGVLDVGSNTVHLLVVDAHHGAHPWPAHSEKVVLRLAEQIGPDGALTEAGADGLVKAVGMAKAAAVGLGADDLIAFATSAVRDATNAAEVLARVRDETDVRLEVLPGADEARLTFLAVRRWFGWSAGRLLVLDIGGGSLELAAGIDEDPAVAVSLPLGAGRLTRDRLRVAPDSAAPPPAEAVDELRAYVDGLLEPAVAQLTAVGWERPVATSKTFRTLARLAGAAPSGAGLWAPRRLTRAGLRQVLAFIRHIPPAQLVELEGVSAGRAHQLLAGAVVAEAVLRQLDVDALDICPWALREGVILRRLDQLGPVGA; translated from the coding sequence ATGCGACTGGGTGTCCTCGACGTCGGTTCCAACACGGTGCACCTGCTGGTGGTCGACGCCCATCACGGGGCGCACCCCTGGCCGGCGCACTCGGAGAAGGTCGTGCTGCGGCTGGCCGAGCAGATCGGCCCGGACGGCGCGCTCACCGAGGCCGGCGCCGACGGCCTGGTCAAGGCGGTCGGCATGGCAAAGGCGGCGGCCGTGGGGCTGGGCGCCGACGACCTGATCGCGTTCGCCACCTCCGCCGTGCGCGACGCCACCAACGCCGCCGAGGTGCTGGCGCGGGTGCGCGACGAGACCGACGTGCGCCTGGAGGTGCTGCCGGGTGCGGACGAGGCGCGGCTGACCTTCCTCGCGGTGCGGCGCTGGTTCGGCTGGTCGGCGGGCCGGCTGCTGGTGCTGGACATCGGCGGCGGCTCGCTGGAGCTGGCGGCCGGCATCGACGAGGACCCGGCCGTCGCGGTCTCCCTGCCGCTCGGCGCCGGCCGGCTCACCCGCGACCGGCTCCGGGTGGCCCCCGACAGCGCGGCGCCGCCGCCGGCCGAGGCGGTCGACGAGCTGCGGGCGTACGTCGACGGGCTGCTGGAACCGGCCGTCGCGCAGCTGACCGCGGTGGGCTGGGAGCGGCCGGTGGCCACCTCGAAGACGTTCCGGACGCTGGCCCGGCTGGCCGGCGCGGCGCCCTCCGGTGCCGGACTGTGGGCGCCCCGCCGGCTCACCCGCGCCGGGCTGCGGCAGGTGCTCGCCTTCATCCGGCACATCCCGCCGGCCCAGCTCGTCGAGCTGGAGGGGGTCAGCGCCGGCCGGGCCCACCAACTGCTCGCCGGGGCGGTCGTCGCCGAGGCCGTGCTGCGCCAGCTGGACGTGGACGCGCTGGACATCTGCCCCTGGGCGCTGCGCGAGGGCGTGATCCTGCGTCGGCTGGACCAGCTCGGCCCGGTGGGAGCGTGA
- a CDS encoding response regulator transcription factor, whose amino-acid sequence MSRVLVVEDEESFSDALSYMLRKEGFEVSVAATGTSALTEFDRTGADIVLLDLMLPEMSGTEVCRQLRQRSHVPIIMVTARDSEIDKVVGLEIGADDYVTKPYSPRELVARIRAVLRRQSAEAAESGGPTLAAGPVRMDIERHVVTVDGAPVQLPLKEFELLELLLRNAGRVLTRGQLIDRVWGADYVGDTKTLDVHVKRLRSKVEPEPSAPRFIVTVRGLGYKFEP is encoded by the coding sequence TTGAGCCGCGTTCTGGTGGTCGAGGACGAGGAGTCGTTCTCCGACGCCCTGTCGTACATGCTCCGCAAGGAGGGTTTCGAGGTGTCCGTCGCCGCGACGGGAACCTCCGCCCTCACCGAGTTCGACCGGACCGGCGCCGACATCGTGCTGCTCGACCTGATGCTGCCCGAGATGTCCGGCACCGAGGTGTGCCGGCAGCTGCGGCAGCGCTCGCACGTGCCGATCATCATGGTCACCGCCCGGGACAGTGAGATCGACAAGGTCGTCGGCCTGGAGATCGGCGCCGACGACTACGTGACCAAGCCGTACTCGCCCCGGGAGCTGGTCGCCCGCATCCGCGCGGTGCTGCGGCGGCAGAGCGCCGAGGCCGCCGAGTCGGGCGGGCCGACGCTGGCCGCCGGTCCGGTCCGGATGGACATCGAGCGGCACGTGGTGACCGTCGACGGCGCCCCCGTCCAGCTCCCGCTCAAGGAGTTCGAGCTGCTGGAGCTGCTGCTGCGCAACGCCGGCCGGGTGCTCACCCGGGGCCAGCTCATCGACCGGGTCTGGGGGGCCGACTACGTCGGCGACACCAAGACCCTCGACGTGCACGTCAAGCGGCTGCGCTCCAAGGTCGAGCCGGAGCCGTCCGCGCCGCGCTTCATCGTCACCGTGCGGGGTCTGGGCTACAAGTTCGAGCCCTGA
- a CDS encoding sugar phosphate isomerase/epimerase has translation MTSRVPVLLSTSSVFPERTAAAFQLAAALGYDGVEVMVWTDAVSQDAGALRGLAEHYGVPVLSVHAPCLLVTQRVWSPDPWERLRRSAELAATLGAPTVVVHPPFTWQRDYARNFADGLAAIAADYPDLRFPVENMYPVRMAGRQFVPYVPGWDPTETGYASYTLDLSHCAASHTDSLAMADRMGANLAHVHLGDGTGEGRDEHLVPGRGTQPCGELLSSLAGRGFTGSVAVEVTTRGAKSRAVREADLRESLAFARQHLGTPSPVDA, from the coding sequence GTGACTTCCCGCGTCCCCGTGCTCCTGTCCACGTCCTCGGTCTTCCCTGAGCGGACCGCGGCGGCGTTCCAGTTGGCCGCCGCGCTCGGCTACGACGGCGTCGAGGTGATGGTCTGGACCGACGCCGTCAGCCAGGACGCCGGCGCGCTGCGCGGGCTCGCCGAGCACTACGGCGTCCCGGTGCTCTCCGTCCACGCGCCCTGCCTGCTGGTCACGCAGCGGGTGTGGAGCCCCGACCCGTGGGAGCGGCTGCGCCGCTCCGCGGAGCTGGCGGCGACGCTCGGGGCGCCCACCGTGGTGGTGCACCCGCCGTTCACCTGGCAGCGCGACTACGCGCGCAACTTCGCCGACGGGCTCGCCGCCATCGCCGCCGACTACCCCGACCTGCGCTTCCCGGTCGAGAACATGTACCCGGTCCGGATGGCGGGGCGGCAGTTCGTGCCGTACGTCCCGGGCTGGGACCCGACCGAGACGGGGTACGCCTCCTACACGCTCGACCTGTCGCACTGCGCCGCCTCGCACACCGACTCGCTGGCGATGGCCGACCGGATGGGCGCCAACCTGGCCCACGTGCACCTCGGCGACGGCACCGGCGAGGGCCGCGACGAGCACCTGGTGCCGGGGCGCGGCACCCAGCCCTGCGGCGAGCTGCTCTCCTCGCTCGCCGGGCGCGGGTTCACCGGCTCGGTCGCCGTGGAGGTCACCACCCGGGGCGCGAAGAGCCGCGCCGTGCGGGAGGCCGACCTGAGGGAGTCGTTGGCGTTCGCCCGCCAGCACCTCGGCACCCCGTCCCCGGTCGACGCCTGA
- a CDS encoding CGNR zinc finger domain-containing protein, translating to MNFDAYARTGVDLVNARLDDLDDLRALFPDDNAWMRDEVAERDLATFRRAQKRLRDVFEYGTSGRDAQAVTELNALLEAFPVQPRISGHDSSDWHMHVTSRGASVSAEYLAGAAWGLSVWLCEYGSARFGVCADERCGNVYLDTSSNCCRRFCSERCATRSHVAAHRARKRAAIGEQAGVSSKESLSTVV from the coding sequence GTGAACTTCGACGCGTACGCCCGGACCGGCGTTGACCTCGTCAACGCCCGCCTGGACGACCTCGACGACCTCCGGGCCCTCTTTCCCGACGACAACGCGTGGATGCGCGACGAGGTGGCGGAGCGCGACCTCGCCACCTTCCGGCGGGCGCAGAAGCGACTGCGCGACGTCTTCGAGTACGGCACATCCGGGCGGGACGCCCAGGCGGTGACCGAGCTCAACGCGCTGCTGGAGGCGTTCCCGGTGCAGCCCCGCATCTCCGGGCACGACTCCAGCGACTGGCACATGCACGTGACCAGCAGGGGCGCCTCGGTGAGCGCCGAATACCTGGCCGGCGCCGCCTGGGGGCTGTCGGTCTGGCTCTGCGAGTACGGCAGCGCCCGGTTCGGGGTGTGTGCCGACGAGCGCTGCGGCAACGTCTACCTGGACACGTCGTCCAACTGCTGCCGGCGGTTCTGCTCGGAACGCTGCGCCACCCGCTCGCACGTGGCCGCCCACCGCGCCCGCAAGCGCGCGGCCATCGGCGAGCAGGCCGGCGTGAGCAGCAAGGAATCGCTCAGCACGGTCGTCTGA
- a CDS encoding glutathionylspermidine synthase family protein, translating to MRRETVTPRPDWDATIRLQGLVYVDTELPDGGIMSYWDETAAYAFELDEVLRLEEATEELHRMSVAAAEHVVARHRYAEFGIPAWAAEAVARSLREAPPTLYGRFDLAYDGSWPPKLLEYNADTPTALVEASIIQWYWLEHTRPELDQWNSLHERLVGAWAKIGAGLHDRRVHVVWSNEEESGEDHMTAGYLAETARQAGLEVTLQPIQRLGWDGRRFVDATDQPVTTCFKLYPWEWMLAEPYGPLALEPGTPTTWIEPAWKLLLSNKALLAVLWELYPGHELLLPAYLDSPRGMPEYVAKPLLGREGGSVRIVTGDTEITNPGIYGDEGWCYQEFRALPEFAGNRMVLGSWIVDGESAGVGVRESTSLITDGYARFLPHYIDAPRIP from the coding sequence GTGCGCCGCGAGACGGTCACCCCCCGCCCGGACTGGGACGCCACGATCCGCTTGCAGGGCCTGGTGTACGTCGACACCGAGCTGCCCGACGGCGGCATCATGTCGTACTGGGACGAGACCGCCGCGTACGCGTTCGAGCTGGACGAGGTGCTGCGGCTGGAGGAGGCGACCGAGGAGCTGCACCGGATGTCGGTCGCCGCCGCCGAACACGTCGTCGCGCGCCACCGCTACGCCGAGTTCGGCATCCCGGCCTGGGCGGCCGAGGCCGTGGCCCGGTCGCTGCGCGAGGCGCCGCCCACCCTCTACGGGCGCTTCGACCTCGCCTACGACGGCAGCTGGCCGCCGAAGCTGCTGGAGTACAACGCCGACACCCCCACCGCGCTGGTCGAGGCGAGCATCATCCAGTGGTACTGGCTGGAGCACACCCGGCCGGAGCTGGACCAGTGGAACAGCCTGCACGAGCGCCTTGTCGGCGCCTGGGCGAAGATCGGCGCGGGGCTGCACGACCGCCGGGTGCACGTGGTCTGGTCGAACGAGGAGGAGTCCGGCGAGGACCACATGACCGCCGGCTACCTCGCCGAGACCGCCCGCCAGGCCGGGCTGGAGGTCACGCTCCAGCCGATCCAGCGGCTCGGCTGGGACGGCCGCCGCTTCGTCGACGCGACCGACCAGCCGGTCACCACCTGCTTCAAGCTCTACCCCTGGGAGTGGATGCTCGCCGAGCCGTACGGGCCGCTGGCGCTGGAGCCGGGCACCCCGACGACCTGGATCGAGCCGGCGTGGAAGCTGCTGCTGTCGAACAAGGCGCTGCTCGCCGTGCTCTGGGAGCTGTACCCCGGCCACGAGCTGCTGCTGCCGGCGTACCTCGACTCGCCGCGCGGCATGCCGGAGTACGTGGCCAAGCCGCTGCTCGGCCGCGAGGGCGGCTCGGTGCGGATCGTCACCGGCGACACCGAGATCACCAACCCGGGGATCTACGGCGACGAGGGCTGGTGCTACCAGGAGTTCCGGGCGCTGCCCGAGTTCGCCGGCAACCGGATGGTGCTGGGCAGCTGGATCGTCGACGGCGAGTCGGCCGGGGTGGGGGTGCGGGAGAGCACGAGCCTCATCACCGACGGCTACGCGCGGTTCCTGCCGCACTACATCGACGCGCCACGCATCCCCTGA
- a CDS encoding phosphoglyceromutase yields MTASEGPTVGTLVLLRHGESDWNAKNLFTGWVDVDLTEKGENEARRGGELLREHDLLPDVVHTSVMRRAIRTAELALNAADRHWIAVRRSWRLNERHYGALQGKNKKQTLEEYGEEQFMLWRRSYDTPPPPIADDDEFSQVGDPRYALLPSELMPRTECLKDVVGRMLPYWYDSIVPDILAGRTVLVAAHGNSLRALVKHLDQISDEAIAKLNIPTGIPLRYDLDPQLRPLTLGGTYLDPAAAKAAAAAVANQGR; encoded by the coding sequence ATGACTGCTAGCGAGGGGCCCACCGTCGGGACGCTGGTCCTGCTGCGGCACGGCGAGAGCGACTGGAACGCCAAGAACCTCTTCACCGGCTGGGTCGACGTCGACCTGACCGAGAAGGGCGAGAACGAGGCGCGCCGCGGCGGCGAACTGCTGCGCGAGCACGACCTGCTGCCGGACGTGGTGCACACCAGCGTGATGCGCCGCGCGATCCGCACCGCCGAGCTGGCGCTCAACGCCGCCGACCGGCACTGGATCGCCGTGCGCCGGTCGTGGCGGCTCAACGAGCGGCACTACGGTGCCCTCCAGGGCAAGAACAAGAAGCAGACCCTGGAGGAGTACGGCGAGGAGCAGTTCATGCTCTGGCGCCGCTCGTACGACACCCCGCCGCCGCCGATCGCGGACGACGACGAGTTCTCGCAGGTCGGCGATCCGCGTTACGCGCTGCTGCCGAGCGAGCTGATGCCCCGCACCGAGTGCCTCAAGGACGTCGTCGGGCGGATGCTGCCGTACTGGTACGACTCGATCGTGCCGGACATCCTGGCCGGCCGTACGGTGCTGGTGGCCGCGCACGGCAACTCGTTGCGTGCCCTGGTCAAGCACCTGGACCAGATCTCGGACGAGGCGATCGCCAAGCTGAACATCCCCACGGGCATCCCGCTGCGCTACGACCTGGACCCGCAGCTGCGCCCGCTCACGCTGGGCGGCACGTACCTGGACCCGGCCGCCGCCAAGGCGGCCGCCGCCGCCGTGGCCAACCAGGGTCGCTGA
- a CDS encoding cell wall metabolism sensor histidine kinase WalK, translated as MEWAVAVAVAVGLAVGLIAGVLLPRFVPAPGGRATRAGSRSGFPNTWGRLPIAEDPQSGIGRRTIDSLRAGVVVLDPDDLPVLVNPAARAMGLLRTGPTQGSIAAHPLIRTLAGQVRRTGVRREIELDLPRGRDNAGVNPLGVHLRAMGIGAGFIAVEASDVTESHRLARVRRDFVANVSHELKTPIGALQLLAEALLDATEPAGVGAPDLSEDLVAARRFAERIQHESTRLGRLVQELLELTRLQGAEPQPPPEPVAIDWVIAEVIDRTRTSAAARRIEVTVDAERGLTVHGSDTQLATAVSNLVENAVNYSGEDTTVRITARATDEHVEISVADQGIGIAPTDVDRIFERFYRADQARSRSTGGTGLGLAIVKHIAGNHGGRVQVSSTLGGGSTFTLRLPTRPPDEALATPPSAGIEAGPAELRQA; from the coding sequence GTGGAATGGGCGGTGGCGGTCGCGGTGGCCGTGGGGCTGGCGGTCGGACTGATCGCCGGGGTGCTGCTGCCCCGGTTCGTCCCGGCGCCGGGCGGGCGCGCCACGCGGGCGGGGAGCCGGTCCGGCTTCCCCAACACCTGGGGGAGGCTCCCGATAGCCGAGGATCCGCAGTCCGGCATCGGCCGCCGGACCATCGACTCCCTACGGGCCGGCGTGGTCGTGCTCGATCCCGACGACCTTCCCGTCCTGGTCAACCCGGCCGCCCGCGCGATGGGGCTGCTCCGCACCGGCCCCACCCAGGGCTCGATCGCCGCCCACCCGCTGATCCGTACGCTCGCCGGGCAGGTGCGGCGCACCGGCGTGCGGCGCGAGATCGAGCTGGACCTGCCGCGGGGTCGCGACAACGCCGGGGTGAACCCGCTCGGGGTGCACCTGCGGGCGATGGGGATCGGGGCGGGCTTCATCGCCGTCGAGGCCTCGGACGTGACCGAGTCGCACCGCCTGGCCCGGGTCCGCCGCGACTTCGTCGCCAACGTGAGCCACGAGCTGAAGACCCCCATCGGGGCCCTGCAACTCCTCGCCGAGGCGCTGCTGGACGCCACCGAGCCGGCCGGGGTGGGCGCGCCCGACCTCTCCGAGGACCTCGTCGCCGCCCGTCGGTTCGCCGAGCGCATCCAGCACGAGTCGACCCGGCTGGGCCGCCTGGTGCAGGAGCTGCTGGAGCTGACCCGGCTCCAGGGCGCCGAGCCGCAGCCGCCCCCGGAGCCGGTCGCGATCGACTGGGTGATCGCCGAGGTGATCGACCGGACCCGCACCTCCGCCGCCGCCCGCCGGATCGAGGTGACCGTCGACGCCGAGCGGGGCCTGACCGTCCACGGCAGCGACACCCAGCTCGCCACGGCCGTGTCCAACCTGGTGGAGAACGCCGTCAACTACTCGGGCGAGGACACCACCGTCCGGATCACCGCCCGCGCCACCGACGAACACGTGGAGATCTCCGTCGCCGACCAGGGCATCGGGATCGCCCCGACCGACGTCGACCGGATCTTCGAGCGGTTCTACCGGGCCGACCAGGCCCGGTCCCGGTCGACCGGCGGCACCGGCCTCGGGTTGGCCATCGTCAAACACATCGCCGGCAACCATGGCGGAAGGGTGCAGGTGTCGAGCACTCTTGGTGGTGGATCGACGTTCACCCTCCGGCTGCCCACCCGTCCCCCCGACGAGGCCCTGGCGACACCGCCGTCCGCTGGGATCGAGGCCGGTCCGGCCGAGCTCCGGCAGGCCTGA
- the phoU gene encoding phosphate signaling complex protein PhoU — MRDEFRADLQIVSQLLVDMAEGVRAAMRQATHALLTADRRAAETVIERDAEIDELYRHVEERVCDLLARQAPVASDLRAMITALHVAADLERMGDLADHVAKTALRRHPSPAVPAELRPTFTDMAAIADRMAIKIGSVLAKPDADLAAELDGDDDAMDDLHRSLFGLLLGEDWPYGVETAIDATLLGRFYERFADHAVNAGEHVVYLITGQTTPSAS; from the coding sequence ATGCGCGACGAGTTCCGGGCTGACCTGCAGATCGTCAGCCAACTGCTGGTGGACATGGCGGAAGGGGTCCGGGCCGCGATGCGGCAGGCCACCCACGCCCTGCTCACCGCGGACCGCCGGGCGGCCGAGACGGTGATCGAGCGGGACGCCGAGATCGACGAGCTCTACCGGCACGTCGAGGAGCGGGTCTGCGACCTGCTCGCCCGGCAGGCCCCGGTCGCCTCCGACCTGCGCGCGATGATCACCGCGCTGCACGTCGCGGCCGACCTGGAGCGGATGGGCGACCTGGCCGACCACGTCGCCAAGACCGCCCTGCGCCGGCACCCCTCGCCGGCCGTTCCGGCGGAGCTGCGGCCGACCTTCACCGACATGGCCGCCATCGCCGACCGGATGGCCATCAAGATCGGCTCGGTGCTCGCCAAGCCCGACGCCGACCTCGCCGCCGAACTCGACGGCGACGACGACGCCATGGACGACCTGCACCGGAGCCTGTTCGGGCTGCTGCTCGGCGAGGACTGGCCGTACGGGGTGGAGACCGCCATCGACGCCACCCTGCTCGGCCGCTTCTACGAGCGCTTCGCCGACCACGCCGTCAACGCCGGCGAACACGTGGTCTACCTGATCACCGGGCAGACCACGCCCTCGGCGAGCTGA